CAAAAAAATAAAGATCCAAAACCTAATTGAACCATTGACTTTTTTATGTACCATTGACTTTATTAGATACAATTCTCGAGATTTTAAATCCCCAAAGTATACTCACCTATAGGACGGGTACCCGGACCCGGAAACAGGTCAATACCTAAACACTGAGAAATaagaatattaaaataaaaatgatagaaAAAGTGACTTATGATAGAAGGAAAGAGTATATCATCTCTCTCTTTCTCCCTCAATAAATGCAGAGCTTATTAAACATACGAAAATGGAGAAATCAATGGCTCCAATACTTCTTCCGTGAACTCTTCCTTCCTTTACAGGTCAATAACTACCTCCTCCATTCCATTTATTTTCCATTACTTAAACCTACCTCTCTCTCCCTCTTTTCTTTTCAGCCAAACACCTCTCTCTCTCCCCCGTGAATTCATTAATGGCGaatccaaaaaaaaatcccCAAATTGAAAAACCTAACCCTCCTCTTTGGGATTGCGGAAGCTCTCTTTACGATTCATTCGAACTCAAATCCTTCGAGAAACAGCTTTATTCCGCTATACACTCCAGAAGTCTATCCATGCCTCATTTACCCGATCGGAGAGCGGCGGCGCGGGAGAAAGTGTCTCcgcctcttcctcttcctcctcctccgtCTGAATCGAAGAAATTGCCGTCGAAGATTTCAAGGTCGGTTAATAAGTTTCTGAAATCGGTGTTCAAGTCTAGGCAAAATTCTCCGCGGTTTTTTCGAGTTAAGGATCGACCGGGGCATGAATACTACGTCGTTTATGATAAGTCTGGGGCTCTTTCGACTATCCCTGAAGCGCCGGAGGTTGATTTTGGGGCGTTTTCGCCGGAGAATATTAATTCGTTGACGAGGAGAAGCGGGTCGGAGAGGTTCACGGCGGCTTCCATGATGGGTATTTCTTgtgcttaattaattaatagtatGACTGTAATTATGgtaattaattactaattttTACATAATTTTTATGCATTATTAGGAGTTCTTAATTAGTTTTTGTTGCTTAGAAGTGTGAAATTTTGACCtttttattatattagtataattaaataatgATGAAAGATTATAATCTCCTATTTAGTTcgattattgtttttttattggttttttatatagtttatcTGATTTCTCAGTTCGAGACGTCATATATATTTTAGGTGgatcattttaaacaatttgagacctttaactactCAAGTCAACTTAAGTTGATAATTCGATTATTGTTTATTCTTAATTATAAGAATAATAACAATCGAATGAATCATCACTCTGATTTTTTCATATTAAACCGAAATATATAGGTATATATTGTAATAATTCTGAAACCTAAATTCGATACGATTTAGGATTTATTTAACTATAATTCCTTGTATCTTATGGAAATCATGTGGACTATTATTCCTTATCGCTCATCCTTAAGTTGAACAGGGTGTTGATGAACCATATTAACTTGTCCGGGAAAAACTGGTCCGAAGAAATGGATCTACCTCTGCACGAAGAAATAGAAAATGGCCCTTGGTCGCAAGACTATCCCATGATTCAAAATTAGCTTTCATAATTCGAACAGACAGACGGTATATGAAGGTTTCACATATCGTGGTGCAATCAAGGAAATATTCTATTATCATATGACTCTGCAACACAACTAACTgattaaataaacttttaacCTTTTGCATGATCACTATTACCATGAGATGAAGATACATACGTTTCTTGAATATCGTTTATGCGTATAAATTGGTCCAAAATTATTTCCAATTTCATTCACCAAAACATCAACTAACTCGCCAAGGTAAACAAGTAGCAAGCTtaaaaagaagaacaagaaaaaagggggggggggaagaaaaaaaaaacgtctcatttttttttttggtgtttttgtattttttgcttgttttcttttttttttgttaaaaattatatattcattTTGTGTTTAGTTGTTttgctaaaaaaattatatactccATCCAAAGTTAAGTTTTGTTATTTGCCTCCCGGTAGATTTAAACTCAAATTTAAATTTGGATGACAACTAATTTTAGTGTAAGATCCAAACAATTTTACTTGTACAACTTAAATAATAGGATTAAATTGAGTTCATTTCGTTTTAATTAGCTTATCTTTAATTCTTTAGTTCATATCAGGGGCGGAACCAAGTGGTGGGGGGTTAGGGGGACTCGAGCCCCGGCAGGCGGTCGaagaattaagaaaaaaataatttttagtaatggtgtctagtaatattttggagagaattatattgactctatgtagtattatttcaatgtttaaaggtagataggatggttaaggatgcttatttttatttgagaggTCCTATGTTCGACTCCCTTCAAccgtttttttaaaaaaaatttatttatttttattttatttttcaataattataaaaacatgttaccattattaattaatttaaatggactctttatttttattttgataacacttttgaattcatttttaatatgtctttaccattaaaaaaagtagacatatttaatattcatttttattatgtctttactaTTAAAAAAcgaagtaaacatgtttaattttttattagttcaatgctagtttctaaaaaaaatgataacatttttacagttttaatgtgttggaggttaaaaaaaatttgtccagccctaacgggctggactttgaaaatttactgtcaaccgcacagttaatttcgattttcttaaatttttttttactaatatgtttgagccccggatcatccggggtcctggttccgccactggttCATATATTAACTATTAAAGGCATATGCAATCAAACTCAAAaagtttaaaaatataaaagaactTAACATCTCACGAGCTACTTTTGAGCTCTCAAGAGCGAATATCAAAAaactctgtttttttttttacacttttGTGTGCTTTTTCTTGCTTTGAGTCATAAGGTTTGCATTAAATACGAGTTAAGTACGtgtgtttttacaaaaaaaaaaaaaaaaatagatgacGAAAATTCCTTTTAGAATTAActattctttcattttattcTCTTGTTTTTCATTATTTCTAGGAACCCCTTTGAATCTATTAACTATTTTTCTCTATTTTAAACTTATTTGTAAACCTCTAATTTCTTAAATAACTTTCGACCCTTTGTCTTAGCACTCAAAATCCGGAGGTGGcatcatttttttaaatttccaaAGTTTTCTAGCAAGTTATACATTTCATTTCCGAAGAACTAAGATTTTTGTGctttcctaaaataaaaaaagaaaaaaaaacaagaactaAAATGTTATCAATAAAGACCAATTTCATTTTcgatcttaaaaaaaaaaggattccAAGCACTTTTAGTGATTTTCagtaggggtgggcaaaaaaaccggacaaaccggaaaccgatAATCCGAATCGGAAAAAGCGGGTAACCGAACcggtggttttcttaatggttaaaaaaatagataggtaccggtttcggtttcgaTTTCGGGTTAGGGTGTTCAAAAGCCACGGTtagcggttaaccgaaccgtttaatatatatattttaaaaaattaatatattatataagttatattataatatataattgatGTATTGTACTAATatagattaatatatatatatatatataaaagttatattagtgctatactttaaaaaaaaaaatacatcagttttgttaaaaaatcaAAACTATTAGTTTTGTTGCAGTAGATTAATATACTAATTACAATTGCTGtacaattgtttttatttaattaaaatcaagaaaagaaagaaactcTATTCTATTCTTCTTGTTATTCTCCTCTCATTTCACACACCACCATCAAACCATCAAACAGCTGCGGCATTCGTCTCTCCTCCTCGCATCGCCTTCGTCTCTCCTCTTCACACCGTCGTTCCGATCTTGTTTgaaatctaaattttatataaatttgtttcatttgaatttttgaaattatgtgtattttaatattgtttaaaaatttaggtttgggtaaaaattatgggtaaccgttgatttttggttaaccagtgagaattggttaaaaaccattaaccgaaaaacctaaccgaaattaatggttaaccggttgtatggttaaccgactgatatggaccggtttcggtttggatggttaaaaaaccgttGATAACGGTTCGTTTAATTAACAgaaccgtgcccacccctaattttcagttcttcccttttgacttgctaaaaaatgaatttcaaaTATCATTAAATATGTTATAGTTTAGTTTAGTgctaaaacttgttccttaaatTGACATTTTTTCTCACCCCTAACCTTAGTCCCGTTACAATCCAAATTTGggattgtttttttatattgttttaATCATAACAAAGTGGAGTTACTTGGACGAATGTGCAAATCCGTATTTACTCCAAGTAATTATAAAGATGGGATAAACATCAAGTGACTTAAAATTTGTGCGATTGAGTGAACCACCATTTGAGAGGTGTTTATATACTTTATCCTTTAAATTTGTTCAATTAAGCATGTCTCTCTTAGTTAAAATGTGAATTTTTATGATTAGAgtgcaacttttttttttaacattgtaTATGTATTTGCTTTCCGAGTACTTACTT
The DNA window shown above is from Euphorbia lathyris chromosome 1, ddEupLath1.1, whole genome shotgun sequence and carries:
- the LOC136215587 gene encoding uncharacterized protein — protein: MANPKKNPQIEKPNPPLWDCGSSLYDSFELKSFEKQLYSAIHSRSLSMPHLPDRRAAAREKVSPPLPLPPPPSESKKLPSKISRSVNKFLKSVFKSRQNSPRFFRVKDRPGHEYYVVYDKSGALSTIPEAPEVDFGAFSPENINSLTRRSGSERFTAASMMGISCA